A stretch of the Bradyrhizobium arachidis genome encodes the following:
- a CDS encoding FkbM family methyltransferase: protein MTPDNDPSPAPFGVFAPNAAQAAIISLAQRSRLKRGAFRPWLSRLVNLMRSGPVDVTYQGASFRFYHQGSATERGALFNPDYNLDELDFLRQHTPSGGVFLDVGANVGTFSLVMARHVGAQGKVVAIEPHPTTFARLSFNHAASDVPQVRLVQAAAGPSDGELMIETDGDNLGASHVVTGTATAQAIKVPSLRLTRILEEAGVSKVDGLKIDVEGFEDHVLIPFFKEAAPALWPRAVVIEHLSQKEWREDCIADMVARGFAIIKKTRSNTFLQRE, encoded by the coding sequence TTGACTCCCGACAACGACCCTTCGCCCGCGCCGTTCGGCGTTTTCGCGCCCAATGCGGCGCAGGCTGCGATTATCAGCCTTGCGCAGCGCTCGCGGCTGAAGCGCGGTGCGTTCCGTCCCTGGTTGTCGCGGCTGGTCAATCTGATGCGCTCGGGCCCCGTCGACGTCACCTATCAGGGCGCTTCGTTCCGCTTCTATCACCAGGGCAGCGCGACCGAGCGCGGCGCGCTGTTCAATCCCGACTACAATCTCGATGAGCTCGATTTCCTGCGCCAGCACACGCCATCAGGCGGCGTCTTCCTCGATGTCGGCGCCAATGTCGGTACCTTCTCGCTGGTGATGGCGCGCCATGTCGGCGCACAGGGCAAGGTGGTCGCGATCGAGCCGCATCCAACAACCTTTGCGCGGCTGTCCTTCAACCATGCGGCATCTGACGTGCCGCAGGTCCGCCTGGTGCAGGCGGCCGCCGGTCCAAGCGATGGCGAACTGATGATCGAGACCGACGGCGACAATCTCGGCGCCAGCCACGTCGTCACCGGCACGGCCACGGCGCAAGCGATCAAGGTGCCATCGTTGCGCTTGACGCGGATCCTCGAAGAGGCCGGCGTGAGCAAGGTCGACGGCCTGAAGATCGACGTCGAGGGTTTTGAGGATCACGTCCTCATCCCCTTCTTCAAGGAGGCAGCGCCCGCGCTGTGGCCGCGCGCGGTGGTGATCGAACATCTGTCACAAAAGGAATGGCGCGAGGATTGTATTGCAGACATGGTCGCACGCGGTTTTGCGATCATCAAAAAGACACGCAGCAATACCTTCCTGCAACGCGAATGA
- a CDS encoding homocysteine S-methyltransferase family protein: MAKYRHDLPQHRGGIFLTDGGMETTLIFHDGLELPHFAAFVLLDSADGRAHLKRYYEAYLRIARQHGLGFVLDSPTWRANPDWGAKLGYDADGLKAINMRSIRFLEELRRAWEAPGLPCVINGAIGPRGDGYKAGNMDAIEAEAYHVTQIGAFAAAGADMVTAFTLNSINEAIGVARAAKTQAIPVAISFTVETDGRLVRGETLREAIESVDGATERACEYFLINCAHPTHFEGALEAGEAWVERIHGVRANASIKSHAELDESETLDSGDPIDLGRRYLSLRRAFPRMRILGGCCGTDHRHVAAVCDACMPFQALSA; the protein is encoded by the coding sequence ATGGCCAAATACAGACACGATCTGCCGCAGCACCGCGGCGGCATCTTCCTGACCGACGGCGGCATGGAAACCACCCTGATCTTTCACGATGGGCTGGAACTGCCCCACTTCGCCGCATTCGTGCTGCTCGACAGCGCGGATGGCCGCGCGCATTTGAAGCGGTACTACGAAGCCTATCTCCGCATCGCGCGGCAGCATGGGCTCGGTTTCGTGCTCGATAGTCCCACTTGGCGCGCCAATCCCGATTGGGGTGCCAAGCTCGGCTACGATGCGGACGGGCTCAAGGCAATCAACATGCGCTCCATTCGTTTCCTCGAGGAGTTGCGGAGGGCGTGGGAGGCTCCTGGCCTGCCTTGCGTGATCAACGGCGCGATCGGTCCGCGGGGCGACGGTTACAAGGCCGGCAACATGGATGCGATAGAGGCGGAGGCCTATCATGTTACCCAGATCGGGGCCTTCGCCGCGGCGGGCGCCGACATGGTGACCGCGTTCACGCTGAACAGTATCAATGAGGCCATCGGCGTGGCGCGTGCAGCGAAGACGCAGGCTATTCCGGTCGCTATCTCTTTTACGGTCGAAACCGACGGTCGGCTGGTCAGGGGAGAAACACTGCGCGAAGCGATCGAATCGGTCGACGGTGCAACGGAACGCGCTTGCGAATATTTTTTGATCAACTGCGCTCATCCAACGCATTTTGAGGGCGCTCTCGAAGCCGGCGAGGCATGGGTCGAGCGCATTCATGGCGTCAGGGCCAATGCATCTATCAAGAGTCATGCCGAGCTTGACGAGTCCGAGACGCTCGACAGTGGCGATCCCATCGATCTCGGCCGCCGCTATCTGTCGCTCAGGCGCGCGTTCCCGCGCATGCGAATTCTCGGCGGTTGCTGCGGCACCGATCACCGGCATGTCGCAGCCGTCTGCGACGCATGCATGCCGTTTCAGGCACTGAGCGCATGA
- a CDS encoding ABC transporter ATP-binding protein/permease, giving the protein MESQPAARKQNKKGKPPPIVEIVGENGEEVAPPPPEVLESDAELTPEEAEQARKDYLLTRFWISARGFWGKNGDRLAWPFSIGLVVLIVLTVGFQYGINVWNRAIFDAIEQRDAATVFHLSAVFFPLAIGSIVLGVVQVFARMGIQRRWRAWLTNSVLTRWLANGRYYQLNLVGGDHKNPEYRIAEDLRIATDSPVDFLAGVTSAFLSAATFIVVLWTIGGALTVTLGGTSLTIPGFLVIAAIVYAAIASSSIMVIGRRFVQVSEDKNQAEADFRYTLTRVRENGESIALLGGEEEERGGIDRNLTSLLRQWARLAGQHMRTTLVSQGSGLVAPVVPLLLCAPKFLDGSMSLGQVMQAASAFTIVQSAFGWLVDNYPRLADWNACARRIASLMMSLDGLERAEQGDGIGRIKRGETGNDAILEMKDLSVTLDDGTAVVAETEVVIESGERLLVAGESGTGKSTLVRAIAGLWPWGGGSVNFHPDRRLFMLPQRPYVPSGSLRRAVAYPGAAEDWTVDEIGGALHKVGLDHLKEKIEEEGPWDQTLSGGEKQRLAFARLLLHSPDIVVLDEATSALDEKSQDRMMKTVTDELPKATIVSVAHRAELEAFHSRKIVLERHKGGAKLVSDIDLIPRKGKRRLLGCFLRHRGSNAKKAA; this is encoded by the coding sequence ATGGAGAGCCAACCCGCAGCGCGCAAGCAGAACAAGAAGGGCAAGCCGCCGCCGATTGTCGAGATCGTGGGCGAGAATGGCGAAGAAGTCGCGCCGCCGCCACCGGAGGTTCTCGAATCCGACGCCGAGCTGACGCCCGAGGAGGCCGAGCAGGCGCGGAAGGATTATCTGCTCACCCGGTTCTGGATCAGCGCGCGGGGCTTTTGGGGCAAGAACGGCGACCGGCTGGCGTGGCCGTTCTCGATCGGCCTCGTCGTGCTGATCGTCCTGACCGTCGGCTTCCAGTACGGCATCAATGTCTGGAATCGCGCGATTTTTGACGCGATCGAACAGCGCGATGCGGCGACGGTCTTTCACCTCTCCGCCGTGTTCTTTCCGCTCGCGATCGGCAGCATCGTGCTCGGCGTCGTGCAGGTGTTTGCGCGCATGGGCATTCAGCGCCGCTGGCGCGCCTGGCTCACCAACAGCGTGCTGACGCGCTGGCTCGCCAACGGCCGCTATTACCAGCTCAATCTCGTCGGCGGCGACCACAAGAATCCCGAATACCGGATCGCCGAGGATTTGCGGATCGCAACGGATTCGCCGGTCGATTTTCTCGCCGGCGTGACGTCGGCGTTCCTGTCGGCCGCAACCTTCATCGTCGTGCTCTGGACCATCGGCGGCGCGCTCACGGTGACGCTGGGCGGGACATCGCTCACCATCCCCGGCTTCCTCGTGATCGCGGCGATCGTCTACGCCGCGATCGCGTCGAGCTCGATCATGGTGATCGGCCGGCGTTTCGTGCAGGTGTCCGAGGACAAGAACCAGGCCGAGGCCGACTTCCGCTACACGCTGACGCGCGTGCGCGAGAACGGCGAAAGCATCGCGCTGCTGGGCGGCGAGGAGGAAGAGCGCGGCGGCATCGACCGCAACCTTACAAGCCTCTTGCGGCAATGGGCGCGGCTTGCCGGGCAGCACATGCGCACCACGCTGGTGTCGCAGGGATCGGGCCTCGTTGCACCCGTCGTGCCGCTCCTGCTCTGTGCGCCAAAATTCCTCGACGGCAGCATGTCGCTCGGACAGGTGATGCAGGCGGCTTCCGCCTTCACCATCGTGCAGAGCGCGTTCGGCTGGCTGGTGGATAATTATCCGCGGCTCGCCGACTGGAACGCCTGCGCGCGCCGCATCGCCTCGCTGATGATGTCGCTCGACGGCCTCGAGCGTGCCGAGCAGGGCGACGGCATCGGCCGCATCAAGCGCGGCGAGACCGGCAATGATGCGATACTCGAGATGAAGGATCTTTCCGTCACGCTCGACGACGGCACTGCCGTGGTCGCCGAGACCGAGGTGGTGATCGAGTCCGGCGAGCGCCTGCTGGTCGCCGGCGAATCCGGCACCGGCAAGAGCACGCTGGTCCGCGCCATCGCCGGCCTGTGGCCATGGGGCGGCGGCAGCGTCAATTTCCATCCCGACCGCCGGCTCTTCATGCTGCCGCAGCGGCCCTACGTGCCTTCGGGCAGCTTGCGCCGCGCGGTCGCCTATCCCGGTGCCGCCGAAGACTGGACCGTGGACGAGATCGGCGGCGCCTTACACAAGGTCGGCCTCGATCATCTCAAGGAAAAGATCGAGGAAGAGGGCCCGTGGGACCAGACGCTGTCCGGCGGCGAGAAGCAGCGCCTCGCCTTCGCACGGCTCTTGCTGCACAGCCCCGACATCGTCGTGCTGGATGAGGCGACCTCGGCGCTCGACGAAAAGAGCCAGGACAGGATGATGAAGACGGTCACGGACGAATTGCCGAAGGCGACCATCGTCAGCGTGGCGCATCGCGCCGAGCTCGAAGCCTTCCACAGCCGCAAGATCGTGCTGGAGCGGCACAAGGGCGGCGCAAAGCTCGTCAGCGACATCGACCTGATTCCGCGCAAGGGCAAGCGCCGCCTGCTCGGCTGCTTCCTGCGCCACCGCGGGTCAAACGCGAAGAAGGCGGCGTGA
- a CDS encoding AraC family transcriptional regulator, which translates to MTDALSDLFSFLDVRSARCTRFEAGGKWAFRFPAKPALKFAAVLCGECWIMLPGRSPQKLVAGDTFLLAEAPPYVLANDPNLNPRDGLASFDWAHSDIARHGGGETALMAGSFVFEALHVRLLLDALPSFMLIPAKDRAADVLRGVLEILDREIRSERIGASVVTRRLAEILLVQVLRGNDTQHGNAESGWIGAAADPKIGAALSAMHSDIAHRWTVEELARRAGMSRSAFALAFKTKVGTSPLDHLLRWRMQVARAALRRGETITSVAARTGYASECAFGNAFKRVHGKPPKRYWSVSEAAPEISPI; encoded by the coding sequence ATGACCGACGCCCTATCGGACCTGTTCTCATTTCTCGACGTTCGGAGCGCGCGGTGCACGCGGTTCGAGGCCGGCGGAAAATGGGCCTTCAGATTTCCAGCGAAGCCGGCCCTCAAATTCGCGGCGGTCCTGTGCGGAGAATGCTGGATCATGCTGCCGGGACGGAGTCCGCAGAAGCTCGTGGCCGGCGACACCTTTCTTCTCGCGGAAGCTCCGCCCTACGTGCTGGCAAACGATCCGAACCTGAATCCCCGGGATGGACTTGCATCATTCGACTGGGCGCATTCCGACATCGCGCGTCATGGTGGAGGCGAAACCGCACTCATGGCGGGCAGCTTCGTCTTCGAGGCGCTTCATGTGCGGCTGCTGCTCGATGCATTGCCGTCCTTCATGCTCATTCCCGCGAAGGATAGGGCGGCCGACGTGCTACGCGGGGTGCTCGAAATTCTCGACCGCGAGATTCGCTCCGAACGGATCGGCGCCTCCGTGGTGACGCGGCGCCTTGCCGAAATCCTGCTCGTCCAGGTCCTGCGCGGCAATGACACGCAGCATGGCAATGCCGAAAGCGGATGGATTGGCGCCGCGGCCGATCCCAAGATTGGAGCCGCCCTCAGCGCCATGCACTCCGACATAGCGCACCGCTGGACCGTCGAGGAGCTTGCGCGTCGCGCCGGGATGTCGCGGTCGGCTTTTGCGCTCGCATTCAAGACGAAGGTCGGCACGTCACCGCTTGACCATTTGCTGCGCTGGCGCATGCAGGTCGCGCGCGCGGCCTTGCGCCGGGGCGAGACGATCACCTCCGTGGCTGCCAGGACGGGTTATGCCTCGGAATGCGCATTCGGCAATGCGTTCAAGCGCGTCCATGGCAAGCCGCCAAAGCGGTACTGGTCCGTGTCGGAAGCGGCGCCCGAAATTTCGCCGATTTAG
- a CDS encoding VOC family protein, whose protein sequence is MIDHLGFPVSDYERAKAFYLKALAPLGYSLIMEVTQEQTGHDAAAGFGADGKPDFWIGGEGALNKPVHVAILAKDRATVDAFYKAAIAAGGRDNGPPGIRAHYHPNYYGAFVLDPDGHNIEAVCHTPA, encoded by the coding sequence ATGATCGACCATCTGGGCTTTCCGGTTTCCGACTATGAGCGCGCCAAGGCGTTCTACCTGAAGGCGCTGGCGCCGCTCGGCTACAGCCTGATCATGGAAGTGACGCAGGAGCAGACCGGCCACGATGCCGCCGCGGGCTTTGGCGCCGACGGCAAGCCGGATTTCTGGATCGGCGGCGAAGGCGCGCTGAACAAGCCGGTGCATGTCGCGATTCTCGCGAAGGACCGCGCCACGGTGGATGCATTCTACAAGGCCGCAATCGCGGCCGGCGGACGCGATAACGGACCGCCCGGCATCCGGGCGCATTATCACCCCAATTACTACGGCGCCTTCGTACTCGATCCCGACGGCCACAATATCGAGGCGGTCTGCCACACGCCGGCCTAA
- a CDS encoding SDR family oxidoreductase: protein MRLLPKERRASMIDGKVIVITGASSGIGAASARLLAARGGKVVLAARRVQRLEGLCDEIIGSGGQAACRATNVTIRRELDELVEFACARFGKLDVFVGNAGIGPISPLDDLRVDDWEAMIDVNLKGFLYGVAAALPVFRQQGFGHLVTVISTAGLKIVPNQAVYAGTKNAVRTISEGLRLEAGDKLRVTGISPGFVKTDFPASMTNPPIRADTAARMDEIAIAPDAIARAIAFAIEQPADVDVGDIVVRPTAQS from the coding sequence ATGAGACTTCTGCCGAAGGAGAGAAGAGCGTCGATGATTGACGGAAAAGTCATTGTCATTACCGGGGCGAGCAGTGGCATCGGCGCAGCTAGCGCGCGCCTGCTTGCGGCACGGGGCGGAAAGGTCGTTCTTGCTGCCCGTCGCGTACAGCGGCTTGAAGGCTTGTGCGATGAAATCATCGGATCCGGAGGACAAGCCGCCTGCAGGGCGACGAACGTCACGATCCGCCGGGAACTCGACGAACTGGTGGAGTTTGCCTGCGCACGATTCGGCAAGCTGGACGTTTTCGTGGGCAATGCCGGCATAGGACCGATTTCGCCGCTCGACGATCTGCGCGTCGACGATTGGGAGGCGATGATCGACGTCAATCTCAAGGGGTTCCTCTATGGCGTTGCCGCCGCGCTTCCCGTTTTTCGGCAACAGGGCTTCGGCCACCTCGTGACCGTGATCTCAACGGCCGGTTTGAAGATTGTGCCAAACCAGGCGGTCTATGCAGGCACGAAGAACGCGGTTCGGACCATTTCGGAGGGTTTGCGGCTCGAGGCGGGTGACAAGTTGCGGGTCACCGGCATCTCACCCGGATTCGTCAAGACGGATTTTCCGGCCTCGATGACCAATCCTCCGATCAGGGCGGACACTGCCGCCAGGATGGACGAGATCGCGATCGCACCGGATGCGATTGCACGAGCCATCGCGTTCGCGATCGAGCAGCCTGCGGACGTCGATGTCGGCGATATCGTGGTTCGACCCACGGCGCAATCGTGA
- a CDS encoding TetR/AcrR family transcriptional regulator: MGKGEATRERILEIAEAAVLAKGFGATSIDEVIAEAGLTKSGFFYHFKDKSALAREMLRRYVETNDRLFDEIFRRGRELSDDPLQSFLISLKLLAEIMADLPNGHPGCLIASICYQERLFDREVRDLTTRSVRSWNAHFRGILDGIAAVYPPREEIDLDDLAEMISCVVDGAIIMSKTLNDPKRLERQILLFRSCVKLAFAAPLTQSRKRPSSDQPTDGLNPCRFRA, from the coding sequence ATGGGAAAGGGCGAAGCAACGCGCGAACGCATTCTCGAAATCGCGGAAGCGGCGGTACTTGCCAAAGGTTTTGGCGCGACTTCAATCGACGAGGTGATCGCGGAAGCCGGACTGACCAAGAGCGGCTTCTTCTATCACTTCAAGGACAAGAGCGCACTCGCGCGGGAGATGCTACGCCGCTACGTGGAGACCAACGATCGCCTATTCGACGAAATCTTCAGGCGAGGGCGGGAGCTCTCGGACGATCCGCTACAATCGTTCTTGATCTCGCTGAAATTGCTCGCCGAGATCATGGCCGATCTACCAAACGGTCACCCCGGCTGCCTTATCGCCAGCATCTGCTATCAGGAGCGGCTGTTCGACCGAGAGGTTCGTGACCTGACCACGCGGTCAGTCCGAAGCTGGAATGCGCACTTTCGCGGAATCCTCGATGGCATCGCCGCGGTATATCCGCCGCGCGAGGAGATCGACCTCGACGATCTCGCCGAGATGATCTCGTGCGTCGTCGATGGTGCGATCATCATGTCGAAGACGCTCAACGATCCAAAGCGGCTGGAACGACAGATTCTGCTTTTCCGCAGCTGCGTTAAACTTGCCTTCGCCGCGCCTCTGACGCAGTCGCGCAAGCGCCCGTCCTCCGATCAGCCGACGGACGGCCTCAACCCTTGTCGCTTTCGAGCCTGA